In a genomic window of Streptomyces katrae:
- the polA gene encoding DNA polymerase I — protein sequence MAETASKKTEQTTAADRPRLMLMDGHSLAYRAFFALPAENFTTATGQPTNAIYGFASMLANTLRDEAPTHFAVAFDVSRKTWRSTEFPEYKANRSKTPDEFKGQVELIGELLDAMKVPRFAVDGFEADDVIATLATQAEALGFEVLIVTGDRDSFQLVSEHTTVLYPTKGVSELTRFTPEKVVEKYGLTPQQYPDFAALRGDPSDNLPGIPGVGEKTAAKWINQFGSFAELVERAEEVKGKAGQNFRDHLEAVKLNRVLTEMVRDVELPRTPADLARAPYDRSAVTGVLDVLEIRNASLRERLLAVDPGADQEEAPAVAPGVELDASVLGAGELAPWLAAHAGGPLGISTVDSWALGQGNVSEVALAAAGGAAAWFDPSALDEADERAFAAWAADASAPKVVHNAKGLMRVFPEHGWSLAGVTMDTALAAYLVKPGRRSFALDVLSNEYLHRELAPAAADGQLAFGADDTAEAEALMAQARAVLDLGEAFTGKLAEVGAAELLHGMELPTSELLARMERAGIAADRDHLEAMEQQFAGAVQQAVKEAHAAVGHEFNLGSPKQLQEVFFGELDLPKTKKTKTGYTTDADALAWLATQTDHELPVIMLRHREQAKLRVTVEGLVKTIAADGRVHTSFSQTVAATGRLSSTDPNLQNVPVRTDEGRAIRRGFVVGEGFESLMTADYSQIELRVMAHLSEDEGLIEAFASGEDLHTTVASQVFNVGREQVDAEMRRKIKAMSYGLAYGLSAFGLAQQLNIEPAEARGLMETYFERFGGVRDYLHRVVDEARATGYTATVFGRRRYLPDLNSDNRQRREAAERMALNAPIQGTAADIVKVAMLRVDKALAEAGLGSRLLLQVHDEIVLEIAPGERERVEELVRREMGAAVELRAPLDVSVGVGGDWESAAH from the coding sequence GTGGCAGAGACAGCATCGAAGAAGACCGAGCAGACGACCGCAGCGGACCGCCCCCGCCTGATGCTCATGGACGGGCACTCCCTGGCGTACCGGGCGTTCTTCGCGCTGCCCGCGGAGAATTTCACGACGGCGACGGGCCAGCCGACCAATGCCATCTACGGCTTCGCGTCGATGCTGGCGAACACCCTGCGTGACGAGGCGCCCACGCATTTCGCGGTGGCGTTCGACGTGTCCCGCAAGACCTGGCGTTCGACGGAGTTCCCCGAGTACAAGGCGAACCGCTCGAAGACCCCGGACGAGTTCAAGGGGCAGGTCGAGCTGATCGGCGAGCTCCTGGACGCGATGAAGGTGCCGCGGTTCGCGGTGGACGGCTTCGAGGCCGACGACGTGATCGCGACGCTGGCGACGCAGGCCGAGGCCCTCGGGTTCGAGGTGCTGATCGTCACCGGTGACCGGGACTCGTTCCAGCTGGTCTCGGAGCACACGACGGTGCTGTACCCGACGAAGGGCGTCTCGGAGCTGACCCGGTTCACGCCGGAGAAGGTCGTGGAGAAGTACGGGCTCACCCCGCAGCAGTACCCGGACTTCGCGGCGCTGCGCGGTGACCCGTCGGACAACCTGCCGGGCATCCCGGGCGTCGGTGAGAAGACGGCCGCGAAGTGGATCAACCAGTTCGGTTCGTTCGCGGAGCTGGTGGAGCGGGCCGAGGAGGTCAAGGGGAAGGCCGGGCAGAACTTCCGCGACCACCTGGAGGCCGTGAAGCTCAACCGGGTGCTGACCGAGATGGTCAGGGACGTGGAGCTGCCCCGGACCCCGGCCGACCTGGCGCGCGCGCCGTACGACCGTTCCGCGGTGACGGGCGTGCTGGACGTGCTGGAGATCCGCAACGCCTCGCTGCGCGAGCGGCTGCTGGCCGTGGACCCGGGCGCGGACCAGGAGGAGGCGCCGGCTGTGGCCCCCGGCGTGGAGCTGGACGCCAGCGTGCTGGGCGCGGGCGAGCTCGCGCCGTGGCTCGCGGCGCACGCGGGCGGCCCCCTGGGCATCTCGACGGTGGACAGCTGGGCGCTGGGCCAGGGCAACGTGTCCGAGGTGGCGCTGGCGGCGGCGGGCGGCGCGGCCGCCTGGTTCGACCCGTCCGCTCTGGACGAGGCCGACGAGCGGGCCTTCGCCGCGTGGGCGGCCGACGCGTCCGCGCCGAAGGTGGTGCACAACGCCAAGGGCCTGATGCGGGTCTTCCCGGAGCACGGCTGGAGCCTGGCGGGCGTCACCATGGACACGGCGCTCGCCGCGTACCTGGTCAAGCCGGGCCGCCGGTCCTTCGCGCTGGACGTGCTGTCCAACGAGTACCTGCACCGGGAGCTGGCGCCCGCGGCGGCCGACGGCCAGCTGGCGTTCGGCGCCGACGACACGGCCGAGGCGGAGGCGCTGATGGCGCAGGCCCGCGCGGTCCTGGACCTCGGCGAGGCGTTCACCGGCAAGCTCGCCGAGGTGGGCGCCGCCGAGTTGCTCCACGGCATGGAGCTGCCGACCTCCGAGCTGCTCGCGCGGATGGAGCGGGCCGGCATCGCCGCCGACCGCGACCACCTGGAGGCCATGGAGCAGCAGTTCGCCGGTGCCGTGCAGCAGGCGGTGAAGGAGGCGCACGCGGCGGTCGGCCACGAGTTCAACCTCGGCTCGCCCAAGCAGCTCCAGGAGGTGTTCTTCGGCGAGCTGGACCTGCCGAAGACGAAGAAGACCAAGACCGGCTACACCACGGACGCGGACGCGCTGGCCTGGCTGGCCACGCAGACCGACCACGAACTCCCGGTGATCATGCTCCGGCACCGGGAGCAGGCCAAGCTGCGCGTCACCGTCGAGGGCCTGGTGAAGACCATCGCCGCCGACGGCCGGGTGCACACCAGCTTCAGCCAGACCGTGGCCGCGACCGGACGCCTGTCCTCGACCGACCCGAACCTGCAGAACGTGCCGGTGCGCACCGACGAGGGCCGGGCCATCCGCCGCGGCTTCGTCGTCGGCGAGGGCTTCGAGTCGCTGATGACCGCCGACTACAGCCAGATCGAGCTGCGGGTCATGGCCCACCTCTCCGAGGACGAGGGCCTGATCGAGGCGTTCGCCTCCGGTGAGGACCTGCACACCACCGTCGCCTCGCAGGTGTTCAACGTCGGGCGCGAGCAGGTCGACGCCGAGATGCGCCGCAAGATCAAGGCCATGTCCTACGGGCTGGCGTACGGGCTCTCCGCCTTCGGTCTCGCCCAGCAGCTGAACATCGAGCCCGCCGAGGCGCGCGGCCTGATGGAGACGTACTTCGAGCGGTTCGGCGGCGTACGCGACTACCTGCACCGTGTCGTCGACGAGGCCCGGGCCACCGGCTACACGGCCACCGTGTTCGGGCGCCGCCGCTACCTGCCCGACCTCAACAGCGACAACCGCCAGCGCCGCGAGGCCGCCGAGCGGATGGCGCTGAACGCTCCGATCCAGGGCACCGCCGCCGATATCGTCAAGGTCGCGATGCTGCGGGTGGACAAGGCCCTGGCCGAGGCCGGGCTGGGCTCGCGGCTGCTGCTCCAGGTCCATGACGAAATCGTGCTGGAGATCGCCCCCGGCGAGCGGGAGCGGGTCGAGGAGCTGGTGCGGCGCGAGATGGGCGCGGCCGTCGAGCTGCGGGCCCCGCTGGACGTGTCCGTGGGCGTGGGCGGCGACTGGGAGTCCGCCGCACACTAG
- a CDS encoding FdhF/YdeP family oxidoreductase, with translation MATKPPAGDPVQDAPQVGPPRHAAAGLPAIGHTLKIANEQMGLLRTAQTLLKVNQKNGFDCPGCAWPEGDKRHTAEFCENGAKAVAEEATLRRVTPAFFAEHPLAELAGRSGYWLGQQGRITQPMYLPEGGDRYEPVSWKRAFEIIAEELGALSSPDEAVFYTSGRTSNEAAFLFQLFAREFGTNNLPDCSNMCHESSGSALGETIGIGKGSVSLEDLHQADLIIVAGQNPGTNHPRMLSALEKAKNAGAKIISVNPLPEAGMERFKNPQTPLGMLKGTPLNDLFLQIRIGGDQALFRLLNKLVIETDGALDEAFIREHTHGYDDLAAAAKEADWDETLKATGLTRPEIERALAMILASKRTIVCWAMGLTQHKHAVATIREVVNLLLLRGNIGRPGAGVCPVRGHSNVQGDRTMGIFERPAPAFLDALDREFHITSPRAHGYDVVRAIEALRDGKAKVFFAMGGNFVGATPDTDVTEAAMRRASLTVHVSTKLNRSHAVTGRRALILPTLGRTDKDVQASGRQFVTVEDSMGMVHASRGNLAPASPHLLSEPAIVARMARAVLGTASKTPWEDFEADYATIRDRIARVIPGFEDFNTRIARPGGFQLPHAPRDERRFPTKTGKANFTAAPVEYPRVPAGRLLLQTLRSHDQYNTTIYGLDDRYRGITGGRRVVMVHPDDAAALGLADGSYTDLISEWKDGVERRAPGFRVVHYPTARGCAAAYYPETNVLVPLDSTADTSNTPASKSVVVRFEPA, from the coding sequence ATGGCCACCAAGCCACCCGCAGGTGATCCGGTACAGGACGCGCCGCAGGTCGGACCCCCTCGGCACGCCGCGGCCGGGCTGCCCGCCATCGGCCACACCCTCAAGATCGCGAACGAGCAGATGGGCCTGCTGCGCACCGCGCAGACCCTCCTCAAGGTCAACCAGAAGAACGGCTTCGACTGCCCCGGCTGCGCCTGGCCCGAGGGCGACAAGCGTCACACCGCCGAATTCTGCGAGAACGGCGCCAAGGCCGTCGCCGAAGAAGCCACCCTGCGCCGCGTCACCCCCGCCTTCTTCGCCGAGCACCCCCTCGCCGAACTCGCCGGGCGCTCCGGCTACTGGCTCGGCCAGCAGGGCCGCATCACCCAGCCCATGTACCTGCCCGAGGGCGGCGACCGCTACGAGCCCGTCAGCTGGAAGCGGGCCTTCGAGATCATCGCCGAGGAACTGGGCGCCCTCTCCTCACCCGACGAGGCCGTCTTCTACACCTCCGGCCGCACCAGCAACGAGGCCGCGTTCCTCTTCCAGCTCTTCGCCCGCGAGTTCGGCACCAACAACCTGCCCGACTGCTCCAACATGTGCCACGAGTCCTCCGGCTCCGCACTCGGCGAGACCATCGGCATCGGCAAGGGCAGCGTCTCCCTCGAAGACCTCCACCAGGCCGACCTGATCATCGTCGCCGGACAGAACCCGGGCACCAACCACCCCCGCATGCTCTCCGCCCTGGAGAAGGCCAAGAACGCCGGCGCGAAGATCATCTCGGTGAACCCGCTGCCCGAAGCGGGAATGGAACGGTTCAAGAACCCCCAGACCCCCCTCGGCATGCTCAAGGGCACCCCCCTCAACGACCTCTTCCTCCAGATCCGCATCGGCGGCGACCAGGCCCTCTTCCGCCTCCTCAACAAGCTCGTCATCGAGACCGACGGCGCCCTCGACGAGGCCTTCATCCGCGAGCACACCCACGGCTACGACGACCTCGCCGCCGCCGCCAAGGAAGCCGACTGGGACGAAACCCTCAAGGCCACCGGCCTGACCCGCCCCGAGATCGAACGCGCCCTCGCGATGATCCTCGCCTCCAAGCGCACCATCGTCTGCTGGGCCATGGGCCTCACCCAGCACAAGCACGCCGTCGCCACCATCCGCGAGGTCGTCAACCTCCTGCTGCTCCGCGGCAACATCGGCCGCCCCGGCGCCGGCGTCTGCCCCGTCCGCGGCCACTCCAACGTCCAGGGCGACCGCACCATGGGCATCTTCGAGCGCCCCGCACCCGCCTTCCTCGACGCCCTCGACCGCGAGTTCCACATCACCTCGCCCCGCGCCCACGGCTACGACGTCGTCCGCGCCATCGAAGCCCTGCGCGACGGCAAGGCCAAGGTCTTCTTCGCCATGGGCGGCAACTTCGTCGGCGCCACCCCCGACACCGACGTCACCGAGGCCGCCATGCGGCGCGCCTCCCTCACCGTGCACGTCTCCACCAAGCTCAACCGCTCCCACGCCGTCACCGGCCGGCGCGCCCTGATCCTGCCCACCCTCGGCCGCACCGACAAGGACGTCCAGGCGAGCGGCAGGCAGTTCGTCACCGTCGAGGACTCCATGGGCATGGTCCACGCCTCCCGCGGCAACCTCGCCCCCGCCTCCCCCCACCTGCTCTCCGAGCCCGCCATCGTCGCCCGCATGGCCCGCGCCGTCCTCGGCACCGCCTCGAAGACCCCCTGGGAGGACTTCGAAGCCGACTACGCCACCATCCGCGACCGCATCGCCCGCGTCATCCCCGGCTTCGAGGACTTCAACACCCGCATCGCCCGCCCCGGCGGCTTCCAGCTCCCCCACGCCCCCCGCGACGAGCGCCGCTTCCCCACGAAGACCGGCAAGGCCAACTTCACCGCCGCCCCCGTCGAGTACCCCCGGGTCCCCGCCGGGCGCCTGCTGCTGCAGACCCTGCGCAGCCACGACCAGTACAACACCACCATCTACGGCCTCGACGACCGTTACCGCGGCATCACCGGCGGCCGCCGCGTCGTCATGGTCCACCCCGACGACGCCGCCGCGCTCGGCCTCGCCGACGGCTCCTACACCGACCTGATCAGCGAATGGAAGGACGGCGTCGAGCGCCGCGCGCCCGGCTTCCGCGTCGTCCACTACCCCACCGCCCGCGGCTGCGCCGCCGCCTACTACCCCGAGACCAACGTCCTGGTCCCCCTGGACTCCACCGCCGACACCAGCAACACCCCTGCCAGCAAGTCCGTCGTCGTGCGCTTCGAACCCGCCTGA
- a CDS encoding PaaI family thioesterase, whose protein sequence is MADEQQHAVKFPQEVLDEYAALGIDLPALFSAGALGERMEIRILEASADRVVATMPVKGNTQPYGLLHGGASAVLAETLGSVGAMLHGGSKKIAVGVDLNCTHHRGARDGIVTGTATPVHRGRSTATYEIVITDDQDRRVCTARLTCLLRDTES, encoded by the coding sequence ATGGCCGACGAGCAGCAGCACGCCGTGAAGTTCCCCCAGGAAGTCCTCGACGAGTACGCGGCCCTGGGCATAGACCTGCCCGCCCTGTTCTCCGCGGGCGCCCTCGGCGAGCGCATGGAGATCAGGATCCTGGAGGCCTCCGCCGACCGCGTCGTCGCCACGATGCCCGTCAAGGGCAACACCCAGCCCTACGGCCTGCTGCACGGCGGCGCCTCCGCCGTCCTCGCCGAGACCCTCGGCTCGGTGGGCGCCATGCTGCACGGCGGCAGCAAGAAGATCGCCGTCGGCGTCGACCTCAACTGCACCCACCACCGGGGCGCGCGCGACGGGATCGTCACCGGCACGGCCACCCCCGTCCACCGCGGCCGCTCCACCGCCACGTACGAGATCGTCATCACCGACGACCAGGACCGCCGCGTCTGCACCGCCCGCCTCACCTGCCTCCTGCGCGACACGGAGTCCTGA
- a CDS encoding branched-chain amino acid ABC transporter substrate-binding protein — translation MRSRQLIAVTAALAAGALTLTACGSRNDSGGSAGGDGGTTVTIAVDAPLTGDLSALGLGIKNSAELAVKQANEKKYVKGVTFKFQALDDQAQATSGQQNATKLVADKDVLGVVGPLNSSVSESMQKVFDDAKLTQISPANTSPSLTQGPKWAEGQKTRTYKSYFRTATTDAIQGPFAAQYLFNKAGKKKVFIIDDKKTYGAGLAGTFKGEFTKLGGQIAGEGHIDPDSKDFSAVVTQVKSSGADVVYYGGEYPAAGPLSKQIKAAGANIPLVGGDGIKDKKYVELAGPGGQGDLCTSVGAPVETLPSAKEFVDNYKKAGYKDDYSAYGGYSYDSAWAIIEGVKKVVDANNGKLPSDARAKVLEAVQGVSFDGVTGKVSFDEFGDATNKQLTVYKVDGDDFKTVESGTLAG, via the coding sequence TTGCGTTCTCGTCAGCTCATCGCCGTGACCGCCGCCCTCGCCGCGGGCGCTCTCACTCTCACCGCCTGCGGCTCGCGCAACGACAGCGGCGGCTCCGCCGGTGGCGACGGCGGAACCACCGTCACCATCGCCGTCGACGCCCCGCTGACCGGCGACCTCTCCGCCCTCGGCCTCGGCATCAAGAACTCCGCCGAACTCGCCGTCAAGCAGGCCAACGAGAAGAAGTACGTCAAGGGCGTCACCTTCAAGTTCCAGGCGCTCGACGACCAGGCGCAGGCCACCTCCGGCCAGCAGAACGCCACCAAGCTCGTCGCCGACAAGGACGTCCTCGGCGTCGTCGGCCCGCTGAACTCCTCGGTCTCCGAGTCCATGCAGAAGGTCTTCGACGACGCGAAGCTCACGCAGATCTCGCCGGCCAACACCAGCCCCTCCCTGACCCAGGGCCCCAAGTGGGCCGAGGGCCAGAAGACCCGCACCTACAAGAGCTACTTCCGCACCGCGACCACGGACGCCATCCAGGGCCCGTTCGCCGCGCAGTACCTCTTCAACAAGGCGGGCAAGAAGAAGGTCTTCATCATCGACGACAAGAAGACCTACGGCGCCGGCCTCGCCGGAACCTTCAAGGGCGAGTTCACCAAGCTCGGCGGCCAGATCGCCGGCGAGGGCCACATCGACCCCGACTCCAAGGACTTCTCGGCCGTCGTCACCCAGGTCAAGTCCTCCGGCGCCGACGTCGTCTACTACGGCGGCGAGTACCCCGCGGCCGGCCCGCTCAGCAAGCAGATCAAGGCCGCCGGCGCCAACATCCCCCTCGTCGGCGGTGACGGCATCAAGGACAAGAAGTACGTCGAGCTCGCCGGCCCCGGCGGCCAGGGCGACCTGTGCACCTCCGTCGGTGCCCCCGTCGAGACCCTGCCCTCCGCCAAGGAGTTCGTCGACAACTACAAGAAGGCCGGCTACAAGGACGACTACTCCGCCTACGGCGGCTACTCGTACGACTCCGCCTGGGCCATCATCGAGGGCGTCAAGAAGGTCGTCGACGCCAACAACGGCAAGCTCCCCTCCGACGCCCGCGCCAAGGTCCTCGAAGCCGTCCAGGGCGTCTCCTTCGACGGCGTGACCGGCAAGGTCTCCTTCGACGAGTTCGGCGACGCCACCAACAAGCAGCTGACCGTCTACAAGGTCGACGGCGACGACTTCAAGACCGTCGAGTCCGGCACCCTCGCCGGCTGA
- a CDS encoding branched-chain amino acid ABC transporter permease: MHELPQQLVNGLLLGSMYGLVAIGYTMVYGIVQLINFAHGEIFMTGGFGALTVWLMLPGGTTMWLALPLMLIGAVIVATLIAVGAERFAYRPLRNAPRLAPLITAIGLSIVLQQAVWAWYPGATSSVKFPEIPGGPFHIGSITIQTGDVFLVLAAPISMAILGFFVKKTRTGRGMQATAQDPDTAKLMGINTDRIITVAFALGATFAAVGAVAYGLKYGEVQYRMGFILGLKAFTAAVLGGIGNIYGAMVGGLVLGLAETLTTAYIADVPGMHQLGGQSWGNTWAFVLLILVLLFRPQGLLGERVADRA, translated from the coding sequence GTGCACGAACTGCCGCAACAGCTGGTCAACGGCCTGCTACTGGGATCCATGTACGGGCTCGTCGCCATCGGCTACACGATGGTCTATGGCATCGTCCAGCTCATCAACTTCGCCCACGGCGAGATCTTCATGACCGGCGGGTTCGGAGCCCTCACGGTCTGGCTGATGCTCCCCGGCGGCACCACCATGTGGCTCGCGCTGCCGCTGATGCTCATAGGCGCCGTCATCGTCGCCACCCTCATAGCCGTCGGCGCCGAACGCTTCGCCTACCGGCCCCTGCGCAACGCACCCCGCCTCGCGCCGCTCATCACCGCCATCGGCCTCTCCATCGTCCTCCAGCAGGCCGTATGGGCCTGGTACCCCGGCGCGACGTCCTCCGTCAAGTTCCCCGAGATCCCCGGCGGCCCCTTCCACATCGGCAGCATCACCATCCAGACCGGTGACGTCTTCCTCGTGCTCGCCGCCCCCATCTCCATGGCCATCCTCGGCTTCTTCGTCAAGAAGACCCGCACCGGCCGCGGCATGCAGGCCACCGCCCAGGACCCCGACACCGCCAAGCTCATGGGCATCAACACCGACCGCATCATCACGGTCGCCTTCGCCCTCGGCGCCACCTTCGCCGCCGTCGGAGCCGTCGCCTACGGCCTCAAGTACGGCGAAGTCCAGTACCGCATGGGCTTCATCCTCGGCCTCAAGGCCTTCACCGCCGCCGTCCTCGGCGGCATCGGGAACATCTACGGCGCCATGGTCGGCGGCCTGGTCCTCGGCCTCGCCGAGACCCTCACCACCGCCTACATCGCCGACGTACCCGGCATGCACCAGCTCGGCGGACAGTCCTGGGGCAACACCTGGGCGTTCGTCCTCCTCATCCTCGTACTGCTCTTCCGGCCCCAGGGCCTGCTGGGCGAGCGCGTTGCGGACAGGGCGTGA
- a CDS encoding branched-chain amino acid ABC transporter permease, which produces MTTTITETTPQAPTRRGGPIPEQIARALATGGGVLTVISCFLAWTWTSAFPGDLTVYGYPGGLQWLVLVCGALTTLFGLSSYGIKGLQWLTPAGADAAIKLSALGAFYTSLYTTKAISSTLGGLVNLEPGGFIALIAAAAAYLGARSLPFERPALEPADPEDSWWERYKHNQRNAAAVTKAAYASGTPKPARALPAYAEILIIAAVLAVALGVFTYGITTPYQELFIGFLIAAGFGFGALNKSGLIARFTALTAKHRNVALVGAFVAAMAFPLTQTDDQYATLGVNILIFATVALGLNIVVGLTGLLDLGYVAFLGVGAYTAALVSGAPNSPFGVQFPFWAAILAGAAASMIFGVLIGAPTLRLRGDYLAIVTLGFGEIFRITMTNFDGVSGPNVTNGSKGISNIPNVDLFGFDFGAAHTIAGFTIGRFANYFLLMLLVTLIVVMVFRRSAESRIGRAWVAIREDETAAEAMGINGFRVKLIAFALGATLAGLAGAVQAHVQYTVTPDQYQFANSVPPNSAFLLAAVVLGGMGTISGPLVGGSLLFLIPNKLQFLGDYQLLVFGVALVILMRLRPEGLIPNRRNQLELHQDLEAPTVLSKAGA; this is translated from the coding sequence ATGACGACCACCATCACCGAAACCACGCCCCAGGCGCCCACCCGCCGGGGAGGACCCATCCCCGAGCAGATCGCCCGCGCCCTCGCCACCGGCGGCGGTGTCCTCACCGTCATCTCCTGCTTCCTGGCCTGGACCTGGACCTCCGCCTTCCCCGGAGACCTCACCGTCTACGGCTACCCCGGCGGCCTCCAGTGGCTCGTCCTCGTCTGCGGCGCCCTCACCACCCTCTTCGGCCTCTCCTCCTACGGCATCAAGGGCCTCCAGTGGCTCACCCCCGCAGGAGCCGACGCCGCCATCAAGCTCTCCGCCCTCGGCGCCTTCTACACCAGCCTCTACACCACCAAGGCGATCTCCAGCACCCTCGGCGGCCTCGTCAACCTCGAGCCCGGCGGATTCATCGCCCTCATCGCCGCGGCGGCCGCCTACCTCGGCGCCCGCTCCCTCCCCTTCGAGCGCCCCGCACTCGAACCGGCGGACCCCGAAGACAGCTGGTGGGAGCGCTACAAGCACAACCAGCGCAACGCCGCGGCCGTCACCAAAGCCGCATACGCCAGCGGCACCCCCAAGCCGGCCCGCGCCCTCCCGGCCTACGCCGAGATCCTGATCATCGCCGCCGTACTCGCAGTCGCCCTCGGCGTCTTCACCTACGGCATCACCACCCCCTACCAGGAACTCTTCATCGGCTTCCTGATCGCCGCCGGCTTCGGCTTCGGCGCCCTCAACAAGAGCGGCCTCATCGCCCGCTTCACCGCACTCACCGCCAAGCACCGCAACGTCGCCCTCGTCGGCGCCTTCGTCGCGGCCATGGCCTTCCCCCTCACCCAGACCGACGACCAGTACGCGACCCTCGGCGTCAACATCCTCATCTTCGCCACCGTCGCCCTCGGCCTGAACATCGTCGTCGGCCTCACCGGCCTCCTCGACCTCGGCTACGTCGCCTTCCTCGGCGTCGGCGCCTACACCGCAGCTCTCGTATCCGGCGCACCCAACTCCCCCTTCGGCGTCCAGTTCCCCTTCTGGGCCGCCATCCTGGCCGGCGCCGCCGCGTCCATGATCTTCGGCGTCCTCATCGGCGCCCCCACCCTGCGCCTGCGCGGTGACTACCTCGCCATCGTGACGCTCGGCTTCGGTGAGATCTTCCGCATCACCATGACCAACTTCGACGGAGTCTCCGGCCCCAACGTCACCAACGGCTCCAAGGGCATCTCCAACATCCCCAACGTCGACCTCTTCGGCTTCGACTTCGGCGCAGCCCACACCATCGCCGGCTTCACCATCGGCCGCTTCGCCAACTACTTCCTGCTGATGCTCCTGGTCACCCTCATCGTGGTCATGGTCTTCCGCCGCAGCGCCGAATCCCGCATCGGCCGCGCCTGGGTCGCCATCCGCGAAGACGAGACCGCCGCCGAAGCCATGGGCATCAACGGCTTCCGCGTCAAGCTCATCGCCTTCGCCCTCGGCGCCACCCTCGCCGGACTCGCCGGCGCCGTACAGGCCCACGTCCAGTACACGGTCACCCCCGACCAGTACCAGTTCGCCAACTCCGTCCCCCCGAACTCCGCGTTCCTCCTCGCCGCCGTCGTCCTCGGCGGCATGGGAACCATCTCCGGACCCCTCGTCGGCGGATCCCTGCTCTTCCTGATCCCCAACAAGCTCCAGTTCCTGGGCGACTACCAGCTCCTCGTCTTCGGCGTCGCACTCGTCATCCTCATGCGCCTGCGCCCCGAAGGCCTCATCCCCAACCGCCGCAACCAGCTAGAGCTCCACCAGGACCTCGAAGCGCCGACAGTCCTCAGCAAGGCAGGGGCCTGA
- a CDS encoding ABC transporter ATP-binding protein: MTTTTTETVTETVLDARGVTMRFGGLTAVKNVDLTVNSGEIVGLIGPNGAGKTTFFNCLTGLYIPTEGEVRYKGTVLPPKSFKVTAAGIARTFQNIRLFNNMTVLENVLVGRHTRTKQGLWSALLRLPSFGREEQASRDKAMELLTFIGLDHKAEHLARNLPYGEQRKLEIARALASDPGLILLDEPTAGMNPQETRAAEELIFAIRDKGIAVLVIEHDMRFIFNLCDRVACLVQGEKLIEGTATEVQSDERVVAAYLGEPFEGAPGADEVAEVEAAEAHAEEAHAEEAPEAQAEAPAEDSTTSTTSTDGEAK; this comes from the coding sequence ATGACGACGACCACCACCGAAACGGTCACCGAAACGGTCCTCGACGCCCGAGGCGTCACCATGCGCTTCGGCGGCCTCACCGCCGTCAAGAACGTCGACCTCACCGTCAACAGCGGCGAGATCGTCGGCCTCATCGGCCCCAACGGCGCCGGCAAGACCACCTTCTTCAACTGCCTCACCGGCCTCTACATCCCCACCGAGGGCGAAGTCCGGTACAAGGGCACGGTCCTGCCCCCCAAGTCCTTCAAGGTCACCGCGGCCGGCATCGCCCGCACCTTCCAGAACATCCGTCTGTTCAACAACATGACCGTCCTGGAAAACGTCCTCGTCGGACGCCACACCCGCACCAAGCAGGGCCTCTGGTCCGCCCTCCTGCGCCTCCCCAGCTTCGGCCGCGAAGAACAGGCCAGCCGGGACAAGGCCATGGAACTCCTCACCTTCATCGGCCTCGACCACAAGGCCGAACACCTCGCCCGCAACCTCCCCTACGGCGAACAGCGCAAGCTCGAAATCGCCCGCGCCCTCGCCAGCGACCCCGGCCTCATCCTCCTCGACGAGCCCACCGCCGGCATGAACCCCCAGGAGACCCGGGCCGCCGAAGAACTCATCTTCGCCATCCGGGACAAGGGCATCGCCGTCCTCGTCATCGAGCACGACATGCGCTTCATCTTCAACCTCTGCGACCGCGTCGCCTGCCTCGTCCAGGGCGAAAAGCTCATCGAAGGCACCGCCACCGAAGTCCAGAGCGACGAACGCGTCGTCGCCGCCTACCTCGGCGAACCCTTCGAAGGCGCCCCCGGCGCCGACGAGGTCGCCGAAGTCGAGGCCGCCGAAGCCCACGCCGAAGAGGCCCACGCCGAGGAAGCCCCCGAAGCACAGGCAGAGGCCCCCGCCGAGGACAGCACCACCAGCACCACCAGCACGGACGGAGAGGCCAAGTGA